A window of Equus przewalskii isolate Varuska chromosome 18, EquPr2, whole genome shotgun sequence contains these coding sequences:
- the FAM162A gene encoding protein FAM162A — MGSLRGLRLAAGSCFRLCERDASSSLRLTRNSDLKRINGFCTKPQESPKAPSHTYSHRVPLHKPTDWERKILIWSGRFKKEDEIPETVSFEMLDAAKNKIRVKISYLMIALTVAGCILMVIEGKKAVKRNESLTSLNLEKKARLREEAAMKAKTE, encoded by the exons ATGGGGAGCCTTCGCGGCCTGCGGCTGGCGGCAG gaAGTTGTTTTAGGTTATGTGAGAGAGATGCTTCCTCGTCTCTAAGGCTTACAAGAAACTCTGATTTGAAGAGAATAAATGGATTTTGCACCAAACCACAGGAAAGTCCAAAAGCTCCATCCC aCACTTACAGCCACAGAGTGCCATTACACAAACCTACGGATTGGGAGAGGAAGATCCTGATATGGTCAGGTCGtttcaaaaaggaagatgaaatccCAGAGACTGTCTC GTTTGAGATGCTCGATGCTGCAAAGAACAAGATCCGGGTGAAGATCAGCTATTTAATGATTGCCCTGACAGTGGCAGGGTGCATCCTCATGGTTATTGAAGGCAAGAAG GCTGTCAAAAGAAATGAGTCTTTAACAAGCCTGAACTTAGAAAAGAAAGCTCGTCTGAGAGAGGAAGCAGCTATGAAGGCCAAAACAGAGTAG